A genome region from Brooklawnia propionicigenes includes the following:
- a CDS encoding alpha/beta hydrolase, producing the protein MTSRDTSGQPPVSRLARAILSLFAAPRINIRADYEKVRRVQRALARIIFRGPYRILDQAVLGKDGHEIPVRVFLPKSTVRPGALVFFHGGGWVTGDIDTYMSTCRTMADLTGQVVCAVDYRLAPEHPFPAGLDDCLCVTESLLAHPRRIGARRPEDITLVGDSAGANLAAVVSLLLRQRDATLPGAQILLYPVTQWDHDPATSPYPSVGEYGTGLRLTAQEVRDYLVMYQPDAALRKIPSVSPLAADDLSGQPRTLVITAELDLLRDEGEAYGRALRAAGSPARIERIDGALHGFIVLPRFSRVLTKAYELINEFLDGDMTDSRTLDTP; encoded by the coding sequence ATGACCAGCCGGGACACGAGCGGGCAGCCGCCTGTGAGCCGATTGGCCAGGGCAATCCTGAGCCTGTTCGCTGCACCGCGAATCAACATCCGGGCGGACTACGAGAAGGTGCGTCGCGTTCAGCGGGCCCTAGCCAGGATCATCTTTCGTGGTCCCTACCGCATCCTTGACCAGGCAGTGCTCGGCAAGGACGGCCATGAGATCCCGGTCCGGGTATTCCTGCCGAAATCGACTGTCCGTCCGGGAGCCCTGGTGTTCTTCCATGGCGGCGGTTGGGTCACCGGTGATATCGACACGTACATGTCGACCTGCCGTACCATGGCCGACCTGACCGGACAGGTCGTCTGCGCGGTCGACTATCGACTTGCCCCCGAGCACCCGTTCCCGGCCGGGCTGGACGACTGTCTTTGCGTGACCGAGAGTCTGCTGGCGCACCCGCGGCGGATCGGGGCCCGCCGGCCCGAGGACATCACCTTGGTGGGTGACTCCGCCGGCGCCAACCTCGCCGCCGTGGTCTCGCTCCTGCTGCGCCAGCGAGACGCAACCCTACCGGGCGCGCAGATCCTGCTCTACCCGGTCACTCAGTGGGACCACGACCCTGCCACCTCGCCGTATCCGTCGGTGGGGGAGTACGGCACCGGGCTGCGCCTCACAGCCCAGGAGGTCCGTGACTACCTGGTCATGTACCAGCCGGATGCCGCCCTCCGGAAGATTCCTTCGGTCTCACCGCTGGCCGCCGACGACCTGTCCGGGCAGCCGCGCACGCTGGTGATCACCGCCGAACTGGACCTGCTCCGCGACGAGGGCGAGGCCTACGGCCGGGCACTTCGCGCGGCGGGCAGCCCGGCACGAATCGAACGGATCGATGGTGCCTTGCACGGCTTCATCGTGCTGCCGAGATTCTCGCGGGTACTGACGAAGGCTTACGAACTCATCAACGAGTTCCTCGACGGTGACATGACCGACAGCCGCACCCTGGACACGCCGTGA
- a CDS encoding aldo/keto reductase: protein MEYTRLGTSGLRISRIALGCMSFSAVGRQGAWALDAEAAEPIFRQAVELGITFWDTANIYGAGSSEEITGAAITKFTKREDVVIATKLFGPMGSGPGGRGLSRRAVLEQVDASLKRLGTDYIDLYQIHRFDPNTPVEETMEALHNVVKAGKARYIGASSMWAWQFSKMQYTAELHNWTKFVSMQDQYNLVAREEEREMYPLLADQGVGAIPWSPLAAGLVTRPWGESSTTRSRSNPRADPSGRPLWLETDKGTVDAVQAIAEARDVSMAQIALAWVLHNPVVSAPIVGATKPHHLADAAAALAVHLTGEEVAALEEHYTPRLPTYYGTKSGF from the coding sequence ATGGAGTACACACGACTTGGGACCTCCGGGTTGAGGATCAGCCGAATCGCTTTGGGCTGCATGAGCTTCAGTGCCGTCGGCCGTCAAGGGGCCTGGGCATTGGATGCGGAGGCCGCCGAGCCGATCTTTCGACAGGCCGTCGAACTGGGCATCACCTTCTGGGACACTGCCAACATCTACGGGGCTGGTTCCAGCGAGGAGATCACCGGAGCCGCCATCACGAAGTTCACCAAGCGTGAGGACGTGGTGATCGCCACCAAGCTGTTCGGCCCCATGGGCTCCGGCCCGGGCGGCCGCGGTCTGTCACGACGGGCGGTCCTCGAACAGGTCGACGCCTCGCTGAAGCGGCTCGGCACCGACTACATCGACTTGTACCAGATCCACCGCTTCGATCCGAACACCCCGGTCGAAGAGACAATGGAGGCACTCCACAACGTGGTGAAGGCCGGCAAGGCGCGTTACATCGGCGCCTCCTCCATGTGGGCCTGGCAGTTCTCCAAGATGCAGTACACCGCCGAACTGCACAACTGGACCAAGTTCGTCTCTATGCAGGATCAGTACAACCTCGTTGCACGCGAGGAGGAACGCGAGATGTACCCCCTGCTCGCAGACCAGGGCGTCGGCGCGATCCCGTGGTCTCCTCTGGCCGCGGGTCTGGTGACCCGACCTTGGGGCGAGAGCTCCACCACCCGCAGCAGGTCCAACCCCCGCGCCGACCCCTCGGGTAGGCCGCTGTGGCTGGAGACCGACAAGGGCACCGTCGATGCCGTGCAGGCCATAGCGGAAGCTCGAGATGTCTCGATGGCACAGATTGCCCTGGCCTGGGTGCTGCACAATCCGGTTGTCTCCGCACCCATTGTCGGGGCAACCAAGCCGCATCATCTCGCTGACGCTGCCGCCGCCCTCGCGGTGCACCTCACCGGCGAGGAAGTCGCTGCGCTCGAGGAGCACTACACACCCCGCTTGCCGACCTACTACGGCACCAAGTCCGGCTTCTGA
- a CDS encoding DUF6320 domain-containing protein — MSHCRSCGADIEGRWRVCPLCWVPLDLGAGVLPATEEAYPAAPLRFDRRQLWAVLVPLSVLAVIASFAAQALVPDLMAPIRTVWLSVAALWLVVLVAAYRRHNVGSLVLWLVVLLSLAAVAWDLVTGWSMWATTWAIPSICTFANLALVIVVRVVRMEPSEHIAKAALVMLFGLVPGLFVLLGWVTVTTPSWACVGLSALLLAATSVFRPRQLGDALHRRLQA; from the coding sequence ATGAGCCACTGCCGGTCATGCGGCGCCGACATCGAGGGCCGATGGCGGGTCTGCCCGCTGTGCTGGGTTCCGCTCGACCTTGGCGCAGGGGTGCTGCCGGCGACTGAGGAGGCATACCCGGCCGCGCCGCTGCGTTTCGACCGCCGGCAGCTCTGGGCGGTCCTCGTACCGCTGTCAGTGCTGGCGGTGATCGCGTCGTTCGCCGCGCAGGCACTGGTGCCGGATCTGATGGCGCCGATCCGCACGGTCTGGCTCTCGGTCGCCGCGTTGTGGCTGGTGGTGCTGGTCGCCGCCTACCGGCGCCACAACGTCGGCAGCCTCGTGCTCTGGCTGGTGGTGCTGCTGTCACTGGCGGCGGTCGCCTGGGATCTGGTCACCGGCTGGTCGATGTGGGCCACGACCTGGGCGATCCCGAGCATCTGCACCTTCGCGAATCTGGCTCTGGTGATCGTGGTCCGCGTCGTGCGGATGGAGCCCTCCGAGCACATCGCCAAGGCCGCACTGGTGATGCTGTTCGGCCTCGTCCCGGGGCTGTTCGTGCTGTTGGGGTGGGTTACGGTCACGACGCCGTCATGGGCCTGCGTCGGACTCAGCGCGTTACTGCTGGCCGCAACCTCGGTGTTCCGGCCCCGGCAGCTCGGCGACGCATTGCACCGCAGGCTGCAGGCATGA
- a CDS encoding alcohol acetyltransferase gives MTPDPPRTSPGLRHSSAWWPRTPPSTWVRLDNAANIFLATRSDIDTKVFRLAAELDEMVDPAVLQEALDRVYAQYPLFRAVLRQGIFWYYLQESDRHPVVAEDVAPSVTHLYRFDSRDLLFRVLHRGHRISLEVFHALTDGTGALWFFQDLLTEYLGLRHPEEFAAAAPTGRSGVKQEFTVDAFSQWFGSRRGAGAFIEEATTPVGSTSSLVADNAGGPVASHEKASHPHTRSRRVVRVRGRLTPDRRTRVVEVSVPVRPMLDLARAEGVSLTIYLIALFFESLRATRVLRREARTMAVSVPVNLRQFFPSASGRNFFATIRLMHQYGVDSGADSLGAVCRSLDEQFQSQLTQDGLQRKIRRLVRFERHPLLRFIPRPLKDAVLGAVNHLNNRGITVAISNLGRVALPAPADPHVRRMFLHVSAARPQLSAISHGDVLTVSFTSPFVETDYHAAFVRHLTDRGVAVRVNASRVTAQELAEAEGDPSRLETCARRRQR, from the coding sequence GTGACTCCCGATCCGCCCCGTACCTCCCCAGGGCTGCGCCATTCGTCCGCCTGGTGGCCGCGTACGCCTCCGTCGACCTGGGTGCGGCTCGACAACGCCGCGAACATCTTCCTCGCCACGCGCAGTGATATCGACACGAAGGTCTTCCGGTTGGCCGCCGAGCTGGACGAAATGGTCGATCCGGCGGTCCTGCAGGAGGCCCTCGACCGGGTCTATGCGCAGTACCCACTGTTCCGGGCGGTGCTGCGCCAAGGTATCTTCTGGTACTACCTGCAGGAGTCCGATCGGCATCCGGTGGTCGCCGAGGACGTCGCCCCATCGGTGACCCACCTCTACCGTTTCGACAGTCGTGACCTGCTGTTCCGAGTGCTGCACCGCGGACACAGGATCTCCCTGGAGGTCTTCCATGCGCTCACCGACGGCACCGGGGCGCTCTGGTTCTTCCAGGACCTGCTCACCGAGTACCTCGGGCTGCGCCATCCCGAGGAGTTCGCGGCCGCCGCGCCGACCGGCCGATCCGGCGTGAAACAGGAGTTCACCGTCGACGCGTTCTCGCAATGGTTCGGCTCCCGGCGGGGCGCAGGCGCCTTCATCGAGGAGGCGACCACACCGGTCGGGTCGACCTCCTCGCTGGTCGCGGACAACGCGGGCGGGCCGGTGGCCAGCCACGAGAAGGCCTCGCATCCTCACACGCGGTCCCGGCGGGTGGTACGGGTCCGCGGGAGGCTCACCCCTGACCGGCGGACGCGGGTGGTCGAGGTATCGGTGCCGGTCCGGCCCATGCTGGACCTGGCACGGGCCGAGGGTGTCTCGCTGACCATCTACCTGATCGCGCTGTTCTTCGAATCCCTGCGCGCGACCAGGGTCCTGCGTCGAGAGGCTCGTACCATGGCGGTGTCGGTCCCGGTGAACTTGCGCCAGTTCTTCCCATCGGCGTCGGGGCGCAACTTCTTCGCCACCATCCGCCTGATGCACCAGTACGGCGTGGATTCCGGCGCCGACTCCCTCGGCGCGGTCTGCCGGAGCCTGGACGAGCAGTTCCAGAGCCAGCTCACCCAAGACGGTCTCCAGCGCAAGATCCGGCGTCTGGTCCGCTTCGAGCGCCATCCGCTGCTGCGGTTCATCCCGCGACCGTTGAAGGACGCGGTGCTGGGCGCGGTTAACCACCTGAACAACAGGGGCATCACGGTGGCGATCTCGAACCTCGGCCGGGTCGCCCTGCCGGCACCGGCCGACCCCCATGTCCGCCGGATGTTCCTCCATGTGTCGGCAGCCCGTCCACAGCTGTCCGCGATCAGTCACGGCGACGTGCTGACCGTCTCGTTCACCAGTCCCTTTGTCGAGACCGACTACCACGCGGCCTTCGTTCGCCACCTCACCGATCGGGGCGTCGCCGTGCGGGTGAATGCCTCGCGGGTGACGGCCCAGGAACTCGCCGAGGCGGAAGGCGATCCCTCCCGGTTGGAGACGTGCGCGCGGAGGAGGCAACGATGA